A portion of the Lampris incognitus isolate fLamInc1 chromosome 9, fLamInc1.hap2, whole genome shotgun sequence genome contains these proteins:
- the LOC130118613 gene encoding LOW QUALITY PROTEIN: chloride channel protein 1-like (The sequence of the model RefSeq protein was modified relative to this genomic sequence to represent the inferred CDS: inserted 1 base in 1 codon), whose amino-acid sequence MACHGDGCRSQGKPGMDFTITALFKTNFRMDFPFDLQELPAFAIIGISCGFLGAFFVYLNRQVVLFMRRPTALTRFLTKHRLIYPGAVTLIIATLTXPPGFGQFMAGELMPRECINSLFDNFTWTKISGSPAPPGLGRSFAWLHPQVSVFVILLLFFVMKFWMSAVSTTMPIPSGAFMPVFILGAAFGRLVGEIMATLFPNGILFDGIVYRILPGGYAVIGAAAMTGAVTHTVSTAVICFELTGQISHILPMMVAVILANMVAQGLQPSLYDSIIQVKKLPYLPELALGHISKYNIFVEDIMVRKVKFLSSHATYRELNHLLENTTLKTIPLVDSKESMILLGSIERTELQAFSDWWLSPERRVFEKGQSSPGQGTKVSWESFTFVDEEGGEESTDKTTAVQDECNGPFPSPKPQELSTNHTSSDKRKLPSVRRTLQRLFSSSSSSGQAETREATPPPLTDTMSPEEIKAWEEVELDKPIDMEQIHIDPSPFQLVERTSLHKTHTLFSLLGLSHAYVTSIGKLVGVVALKELQKAIEGSTRSGVRLRPPLASFRDASRKAKKHQPPPSTPSSPTRDRDLWGEGSRREGELARRESKEDSRGKEASSSSSPSSSSSSSSKGGHGYNCGPSCPSSVRSISVDNTTGGAEGPSQDTMPPSPSPSSPHTSPVLPSTSAPVLTLSSLQEERESEESDEPI is encoded by the exons ATGGCTTGCCATGGCGACGGTTGTAGAAGCCAAGGAAAGCCTGGCATGGACT tCACCATCACGGCTCTGTTCAAAACCAACTTCCGGATGGACTTCCCCTTTGACCTGCAGGAGCTCCCAGCGTTTGCAATAATTGG GATCTCATGTGGCTTCCTGGGTGCATTCTTTGTCTACCTGAACAGACAAGTGGTTCTCTTCATGAGGAGACCGACTGCACTCACACGCTTCCTGACCAaaca tcGGTTGATCTATCCAGGTGCGGTGACGTTGATCATCGCGACCCTCA TTCCCCCTGGCTTTGGACAGTTCATGGCAGGAGAG CTGATGCCAAGGGAATGCATCAACTCTCTGTTCGATAACTTCACCTGGACCAAAATCTCAGGATCTCCCGCCCCCCCTGGCCTGGGTCGCTCCTTTGCGTGGCTTCATCCCCAGGTCAGCGTCTTTGTCATCCTCCTCCTGTTCTTCGTCATGAAG TTCTGGATGTCGGCAGTTTCCACCACGATGCCCATCCCCTCCGGTGCCTTTATGCCAGTCTTCATATTAG GAGCTGCTTTTGGTCGGCTAGTCGGGGAGATTATGGCCACTCTTTTCCCAAATGGGATTCTGTTCGATGGGATAGTCTACCGCATACTGCCAGGAGGCTACGCTGTCATCG gtGCGGCAGCAATGACAGGGGCAGTTACCCACACCGTTTCCACCGCAGTAATCTGCTTTGAGCTGACGGGTCAGATCTCCCACATCCTCCCCATGATGGTGGCGGTCATCCTAGCCAACATGGTGGCCCAAGGCCTGCAGCCTTCCCTCTACGATTCCATCATCCAGGTGAAGAAGCTGCCCTACCTGCCCGAGTTGGCCCTTGGACACATCAG CAAGTACAACATCTTCGTGGAGGACATCATGGTGCGCAAGGTGAAATTTCTGTCATCTCACGCCACCTATCGGGAACTGAACCACCTGCTAGAGAACACCACCCTCAAAACTATCCCGTTGGTTGACTCCAAAG AATCCATGATTCTGTTGGGCTCCATTGAGAGAACAGAGCTGCAAGCTTTCTCTGATTGGTGGCTCTCACCTGAGAGGCGGGTCTTTGAAAAAGGTCAGAGTTCGCCAGGCCAGGGCACCAAGGTCAGCTGGGAGTCCTTCACCTTTGTGgatgaggagggaggagaggagagcacgGACAAG ACCACTGCGGTGCAGGATGAATGTAATGGTCCTTTCCCATCCCCCAAACCACAGGAGCTCTCCACCAATCACACAAGTTCAG ACAAACGCAAGCTGCCATCCGTGAGAAGGACTCTCCAGAGACTcttctcctcatcctcttcatcagGCCAGGCTGAAACTCGG GAGGCCACCCCTCCTCCATTAACCGATACCATGTCCCCGGAGGAG ATCAAAGCCTGGGAAGAGGTGGAGCTGGATAAACCGATCGATATGGAGCAGATTCACATAGACCcctccccctttcagctggttgagAGAACTTCCTTACACAAG ACCCACACTCTGTTCTCCTTGCTGGGCCTCAGTCATGCCTACGTCACCAGCATAGGAAAGTTAGTGGGTGTCGTGGCACTGAAAGAG CTGCAGAAGGCCATAGAGGGCTCCACGCGTAGTGGAGTGAGGCTACGTCCGCCTCTGGCCAGTTTCAGAGATGCCAGCAGGAAAGCCAAGAAGCATCAGCCTCCGCCatccaccccctcctcccccactcGTGACAGGGATCTGTGGGGGGAGGGGAGCAGAAGGGAGGGGGAGCTGGCAAGGAGGGAGTCAAAGGAGGATTCTAGAGGAAAggaggcctcctcctcctcttccccctcctcctcctcctcctcctcctccaaaggGGGTCACGGGTACAACTGTGGTCCCTCTTGTCCTAGCAGCGTGAGGAGCATCAGTGTCGACAACACCACTGGAGGAGCAGAAGGCCCGTCACAGGACACTatgcctccctccccctccccctcctcacctCACACCTCCCCTGTCTTACCCTCCACATCCGCACCTGTCCTCACACTTTCTTCCCTCcaggaggaaagagagagtgaggagtCAGATGAGCCGATTTAA
- the LOC130118614 gene encoding protein FAM131B-like, with product MEDTTSILPRLKRNSNAYGIGALAKSSLTGVSGVSRSMKERVTKPTAMAQGRVAHMIEWQNWGMQTVGAGGVPQSRITTQERENERRLENDAYSDLSDGEKEARFAAGILQQFAISEATLLAWTSMDGESLQSGSNQGSVAHLSEVNQESITSRDQILHQSSAEVWPHTYVSQGLYCLSSSDAWEPINTEPSGVASPPAGSYMMAGGTEGYDGQAAAHYLSQQQQQQQQQFSLQQQSQLQQLQQIQQIQHYQQQQLLQYQQQQALEHRLHSANHSLQATPNSTIHSLAPPTHPPLVDLWNTGQTEAYQVEAGCYMGVAAVVEPSLGIPPGEELVGTEHSPLLEQQEEEEDIKEEEVTLCIESESATLTPPMQQGDLSGGSSPGQPPAEPITERKASDVTAGLVQTLEEKGEEEEDGSAACMATN from the exons GAGTCAGCCGCTCCATGAAGGAAAGGGTGACGAAGCCCACAGCCATGGCCCAGGGCCGCGTGGCCCACATGATCGAATGGCAGAACTGGGGCATGCAGACGGTGGGCGCGGGGGGCGTCCCCCAGTCCCGCATCACCACCCAGGAGCGGGAGAACGAGCGGCGGCTAGAGAACGATGCATACAGCGACCTCAGTGATGGGGAGAAGGAGGCCCGCTTTGCCGCAG GTATCCTGCAGCAGTTTGCTATCTCGGAGGCAACACTCCTGGCCTGGACATCCATGGATGGAGAGAGCCTGCAGTCGGGGTCCAACCAAGGCAGCGTGGCCCACCTCAGCGAGGTCAACCAGGAGAGCATCACCAGCCGAG ATCAGATATTGCACCAGTCCTCGGCGGAGGTCTGGCCTCATACATACGTCTCCCAGGGCCTCTACTGCCTCTCCTCCTCCGATGCCTGGGAGCCAATCAACACGGAGCCCTCCGGCGTGGCATCACCCCCAGCCGGCTCCTACATGATGGCAGGCGGGACCGAGGGCTATGACGGACAGGCGGCAGCTCACTATCtgtcccagcagcagcagcagcagcagcagcagttcagCCTCCAGCAGCAAAGTCaactgcagcagctgcagcagatcCAACAGATCCAACACTACCAGCAACAGCAGCTCCTGCAGTATCAGCAGCAACAG GCGCTGGAGCACAGGCTGCACAGCGCCAACCACTCTTTGCAAGCCACGCCCAACAGCACCATCCACAGTTTGGCCCCACCCACTCACCCGCCATTGGTTGATCTGTGGAACACGGGGCAGACGGAGGCCTATCAGGTGGAGGCTGGGTGCTACATGGGTGTGGCGGCAGTGGTGGAGCCAAGCCTGGGTATCCCTCCTGGGGAGGAGTTAGTTGGAACAGAACATTCCCCGCTGttggagcagcaggaggaggaggaggacatcaAG GAAGAGGAAGTGACTCTCTGCATAGAGTCGGAGTCGGCCACATTGACTCCGCCGATGCAACAAGGGGACCTCTCCGGCGGAAGTAGTCCGGGGCAGCCCCCGGCAGAACCGATCACAGAGCGCAAGGCCTCCGATGTCACTGCTGGACTTGTTCAGACACTcgaggagaaaggagaggaggaggaagatggatCAGCAGCTTGCATGGCAACCAACTGA